The Devosia sp. YIM 151766 genome includes a region encoding these proteins:
- a CDS encoding IS3 family transposase, giving the protein MRRRGQKRRFKRTTDSEHAWPVVPNLLDQVFQAEAPDQKWGVDISYIWTREGWLYLSVVLDLFSRRIVGWATSDRLHKALALSALRKALVMRQPTAGLIHHSDRGAQYCAADYQAELRRNGISISMSGKGNCYDNAMVETFFKTIKSELIWRTRFQTRQDAQQAIARSIDGFHNPVRRHSALDYQSPVQFENRARQTS; this is encoded by the coding sequence ATGCGGCGAAGAGGGCAGAAGCGCCGGTTCAAGCGCACCACCGATAGCGAGCATGCTTGGCCCGTGGTGCCGAACTTGCTCGACCAGGTGTTCCAGGCCGAGGCGCCCGATCAAAAATGGGGCGTCGATATCTCCTACATCTGGACCAGGGAAGGCTGGCTGTATCTCTCGGTGGTGCTGGACCTGTTCTCCCGCCGGATCGTTGGCTGGGCCACCAGCGATCGACTGCATAAGGCCTTGGCTCTGTCGGCGCTCCGCAAGGCCCTGGTGATGCGCCAGCCGACGGCGGGCCTGATCCACCATTCGGACCGCGGCGCCCAATATTGTGCCGCGGATTATCAGGCCGAGCTGCGCCGAAACGGGATCAGCATCTCAATGTCGGGCAAGGGAAATTGTTATGATAACGCCATGGTCGAGACCTTCTTCAAGACCATCAAATCCGAGCTGATCTGGCGCACACGCTTCCAGACCAGGCAGGATGCCCAACAGGCCATTGCCCGCTCCATCGACGGATTCCACAACCCGGTGAGGCGGCACTCCGCACTCGACTATCAAAGCCCGGTCCAGTTCGAAAACCGGGCGCGACAAACAAGCTAA
- a CDS encoding alpha/beta hydrolase, translating to MTNAAKIWDGLTPEEHERHYNPQKACPNFNEYRALREPANEQALNELPRHADIAYGDHELHTLDIYPAPGNGPHPVHIYLHGGYWRAQDKSNYAFIAGMLVRHGITAVIMNYELCPASTLDQVAESALAGVEWVTKNIARYGGDATAISLSGHSAGAHLVAEVLATDWAARGVDPTCFVGAVAVSGIYDPAPAMLTTVNAQLKLTPKTIENRNVETRTPLVHCPVAVMVGGDEPWQWIDQSFRYSHHLHRHGNQPEVHVLPNYNHFNILLPFMQPESPVGGAMLRLAQPRR from the coding sequence ATGACCAACGCTGCAAAAATCTGGGACGGCCTCACGCCCGAAGAGCATGAGCGCCACTACAACCCGCAAAAAGCCTGCCCAAACTTCAACGAGTATCGCGCTTTGCGCGAGCCGGCCAATGAGCAGGCACTCAATGAACTACCCCGTCACGCCGACATTGCCTATGGCGACCACGAGCTGCATACGCTTGATATTTACCCGGCACCAGGCAACGGACCGCACCCCGTTCACATCTACCTGCATGGTGGCTATTGGCGCGCCCAGGACAAATCCAACTATGCCTTCATCGCCGGGATGCTGGTACGGCATGGCATCACCGCCGTGATCATGAACTACGAATTGTGTCCAGCCTCAACCCTTGACCAGGTCGCAGAATCAGCACTTGCCGGGGTGGAATGGGTGACCAAGAACATTGCGCGATACGGTGGCGACGCCACCGCGATCAGCCTGTCGGGTCATTCTGCCGGTGCGCATCTGGTCGCTGAAGTGCTGGCCACAGATTGGGCGGCACGTGGCGTCGATCCGACCTGCTTTGTCGGCGCGGTTGCCGTCAGCGGCATTTATGATCCAGCGCCGGCTATGCTCACCACGGTCAATGCACAGCTCAAGCTTACGCCCAAGACCATTGAAAATCGCAATGTGGAAACGCGCACGCCCCTCGTGCATTGCCCGGTCGCTGTGATGGTTGGCGGGGACGAGCCCTGGCAGTGGATTGACCAGAGTTTCCGCTATTCGCATCACCTGCACCGCCACGGCAACCAGCCGGAAGTGCATGTGCTGCCCAATTACAACCATTTCAATATCCTGCTGCCCTTCATGCAGCCGGAAAGTCCTGTCGGCGGTGCCATGCTGCGTCTGGCCCAGCCTCGTCGCTAG
- a CDS encoding mandelate racemase/muconate lactonizing enzyme family protein, with the protein MKISAIQFVALSAPLGAAKPYGMSKSLATGRASTVVKLTLENGIVGFGEAWGMPAFNRGYEAFLANYLVGTDVFDIEHGYARIMARHYHFGIQGPMMACISGIDIAAKDAMGKLLGLPVCKLLGGQRVDSVPIYASGGYITETPREDYRPQIDLLAAGNYPAVKIKIGLGPDSDEERVAIAREVLDDDVELLVDINSNYTYDLAMESMERLARYRIGWVEEPLNPADFQGYGRLHKRARMPIAAGEALYTVFDFKNLVDAGGVDVLQPDISLCGGFWQGRKIAELAYANHLRMSPHVWGGAIGLAAGVHFIASLSAFPHSENIPKPTLLEYDLGANPLRTELLKEPIVVENGSIAIPQGPGLGIEVDEEALLRYASA; encoded by the coding sequence TTGAAGATATCCGCCATCCAGTTCGTCGCGCTGAGCGCTCCTCTGGGAGCCGCCAAGCCCTACGGAATGTCGAAGTCGCTGGCGACTGGACGCGCTTCCACGGTGGTCAAGCTGACCCTGGAAAATGGCATTGTCGGCTTTGGCGAGGCCTGGGGCATGCCTGCCTTCAATCGCGGCTATGAAGCCTTCCTTGCCAACTATCTGGTCGGCACCGACGTCTTCGATATCGAGCACGGCTATGCGCGGATCATGGCCCGCCACTACCACTTTGGTATCCAGGGGCCGATGATGGCCTGCATCAGTGGCATCGATATTGCGGCCAAGGATGCCATGGGCAAGCTGCTGGGGCTGCCCGTCTGCAAGCTGCTGGGCGGCCAGCGGGTCGACAGCGTGCCGATCTATGCCTCGGGTGGCTATATCACCGAGACCCCGCGCGAAGACTACCGGCCACAGATTGACCTGCTCGCGGCGGGCAACTATCCCGCCGTCAAGATCAAGATCGGTCTTGGCCCGGATAGCGATGAAGAGCGTGTCGCAATTGCACGCGAGGTGCTTGATGACGACGTCGAGCTGCTGGTCGATATCAATTCCAACTATACCTACGATCTGGCCATGGAGAGCATGGAGCGGCTCGCTCGCTATCGTATTGGTTGGGTGGAAGAGCCACTGAACCCCGCCGATTTCCAGGGCTATGGGCGCCTCCACAAGCGCGCCCGCATGCCGATCGCCGCCGGCGAGGCGCTCTATACGGTGTTCGACTTCAAAAACCTGGTCGATGCCGGTGGCGTCGATGTGCTGCAGCCCGACATCAGCCTCTGCGGCGGGTTCTGGCAGGGCCGCAAGATTGCCGAACTGGCCTATGCCAACCATCTGCGCATGTCTCCCCATGTGTGGGGTGGTGCCATCGGGCTGGCCGCAGGTGTGCATTTCATCGCCTCACTGTCGGCTTTTCCGCATTCAGAAAACATCCCCAAGCCGACGCTGCTCGAATACGATCTCGGCGCCAATCCGCTGCGTACCGAATTGCTGAAAGAGCCGATCGTCGTCGAGAATGGCAGCATCGCTATTCCGCAGGGGCCTGGTCTTGGCATCGAGGTCGATGAGGAGGCGCTGCTCCGATATGCTTCAGCCTGA
- a CDS encoding ABC transporter ATP-binding protein has protein sequence MLQPDTTRPAAQPVLAVIDLKTHFFTDAGVIKAVNGVTLSVSEGETLAIVGESGSGKSVTGLTVMRLLARTTARVVGGSIHFHGRDNVSTDLLALSEKAMSRIRGHDIAMIFQDPMSSLNPVFTVGDQVAEPLRVHKGLNKSEARLQAIELLRQVGISGPEKRVDAYPHELSGGMRQRVMIAVALACDPRLLIADEPTTALDVTIQAQIIDLLRKLQQERRMAMIFVTHDLKLVRQIADRVAVMYASQVVEEGPVDEVLANPRHPYTRALLDCIPSRRDGAGNRRSLQPIPGTMPNPLSPPAGCRFHARCSHALPACIAREPELQVVDGRHVTRCIRWQEIAS, from the coding sequence ATGCTTCAGCCTGATACCACCCGGCCAGCCGCGCAGCCCGTGCTGGCCGTAATCGATCTCAAGACCCATTTTTTTACCGACGCAGGCGTGATCAAGGCCGTCAATGGCGTGACCTTGAGCGTCAGCGAAGGGGAAACGCTCGCCATCGTCGGTGAGTCGGGCTCCGGCAAATCGGTGACCGGCTTGACGGTCATGCGCCTGCTGGCGCGGACCACGGCCCGGGTCGTTGGTGGCTCGATCCACTTCCACGGCCGCGACAATGTCAGCACTGACCTTTTGGCGCTGAGCGAAAAGGCGATGAGCCGTATTCGCGGACATGACATCGCCATGATCTTCCAGGATCCGATGTCGAGCCTCAACCCGGTCTTCACCGTAGGCGACCAGGTGGCCGAACCGCTCCGGGTGCACAAGGGGCTGAACAAGAGTGAGGCCCGGCTTCAGGCCATCGAGCTGCTGCGCCAGGTGGGAATTTCTGGCCCCGAAAAACGCGTCGATGCCTATCCCCATGAGCTGTCCGGGGGCATGCGCCAGCGCGTCATGATCGCGGTGGCGCTGGCTTGCGATCCGCGCCTGCTGATCGCGGACGAGCCAACAACCGCACTCGATGTGACCATTCAGGCCCAGATCATCGACCTGCTGCGCAAGCTGCAGCAGGAACGCCGCATGGCCATGATTTTCGTCACCCACGACCTCAAGCTGGTCAGGCAGATCGCCGACCGCGTGGCCGTGATGTATGCAAGCCAGGTGGTTGAGGAAGGGCCGGTCGATGAGGTTCTGGCCAATCCGCGCCATCCTTATACGCGCGCGCTGCTCGACTGCATTCCCTCGCGCCGTGATGGCGCGGGCAATCGCCGCTCGCTCCAGCCCATTCCCGGCACCATGCCCAATCCGCTCTCGCCGCCGGCCGGGTGCCGCTTTCATGCCCGCTGTTCCCATGCCCTCCCGGCCTGCATCGCCCGTGAGCCTGAACTTCAGGTTGTCGATGGCCGGCATGTGACCCGCTGTATCCGTTGGCAGGAGATTGCATCGTGA
- a CDS encoding oligopeptide/dipeptide ABC transporter ATP-binding protein: MRGDSWGTPAQAVRAVEDVDLTVAPGEVLGVVGESGSGKSTVGRLLLRLIEPSAGKVIFDGQNLGELGPDDLRKFRRHMQMIFQDPFASLNARMTVGDALMEPIKLHRQQRGRAAEEEAVALLEKVGLSADHFRRYPRAFSGGQRQRIAIARALASSPCFIVADEPVSALDVSVQAEVLNLMQNLQQEFDLALLFISHDLSVVEVITDRVMVLYLGRVMEVARTEELYDNPAHPYTAALLQAAPGYAGESRQILGGEIPSPIAPPSGCVFRTRCPFALAECAQTIPALREVRPGHFKACIRDGIAF, encoded by the coding sequence GTGCGCGGCGATAGCTGGGGTACCCCGGCGCAGGCCGTGCGCGCCGTCGAGGACGTCGATCTGACTGTTGCACCGGGTGAAGTGCTTGGCGTCGTTGGCGAATCCGGGTCCGGCAAGTCTACCGTCGGTCGGCTACTGTTGCGCTTGATCGAGCCCAGTGCGGGCAAGGTGATCTTTGATGGCCAGAACCTTGGCGAACTCGGCCCGGATGACCTGCGCAAGTTCCGCCGTCATATGCAGATGATCTTCCAGGATCCCTTTGCCAGCCTCAATGCCCGCATGACGGTGGGCGATGCGCTGATGGAGCCGATCAAGCTGCATCGCCAGCAACGGGGCCGGGCGGCCGAGGAAGAAGCCGTGGCGCTACTCGAAAAGGTTGGCCTCTCGGCGGACCATTTCAGGCGCTATCCCCGCGCCTTTTCCGGCGGCCAGCGCCAGCGCATCGCCATTGCCCGCGCCCTCGCATCGTCGCCGTGCTTTATCGTGGCTGACGAACCGGTTTCGGCGCTCGATGTGTCCGTTCAGGCAGAAGTGCTCAACCTGATGCAGAATCTGCAGCAGGAATTTGACCTGGCCTTGCTGTTCATCAGCCATGACCTGTCGGTCGTTGAAGTCATCACCGATCGGGTGATGGTGCTCTATCTCGGCCGCGTGATGGAGGTCGCGCGCACCGAAGAGCTCTACGACAATCCTGCCCATCCCTATACGGCGGCGCTGCTGCAGGCGGCTCCGGGCTACGCCGGGGAAAGCCGGCAGATTCTGGGCGGCGAGATTCCGAGCCCGATCGCGCCGCCATCCGGCTGTGTTTTCCGCACCCGCTGCCCCTTCGCGCTGGCGGAATGCGCCCAAACCATTCCGGCCCTGCGCGAAGTTCGCCCTGGTCATTTCAAGGCTTGTATCCGTGACGGCATTGCTTTCTGA
- a CDS encoding NAD(P)-dependent oxidoreductase, producing the protein MTALLSETPRILVIGGRGFVGSHIVRALLARDIPVHVFGPNMATDLLADLGGRFGETIGSVEDQAAILAAIEASSATAIVTTAAFGEGGKGLMQGGEADADRAMAINVDGLRHVLETAQATGISRVITTGSSVVFGPADNYDSERVDETGVKRPRTIYGLTKVLSEDLVQYYRDRHGLDASSIRLPIVLGPGLWYQGAASAIAGVIANAAPGARHQVRFHDMPIDLMHVSDVARAIVEALVTDAPLEAIYHINGFTARLSEIGAAAAAQVPGYVVEQEVVPPANTFPLMDDTRFRARFAFIPQYDLNGLLQSQIGGDGS; encoded by the coding sequence GTGACGGCATTGCTTTCTGAAACTCCGCGCATACTGGTCATCGGGGGGCGCGGCTTCGTAGGTTCCCACATTGTGCGGGCCCTCTTGGCCCGCGACATCCCCGTGCATGTCTTTGGCCCCAACATGGCCACTGACCTGCTTGCCGATCTGGGCGGGCGTTTCGGCGAGACCATCGGCTCGGTAGAAGATCAGGCGGCGATCCTTGCCGCCATCGAAGCGAGCAGCGCAACCGCGATTGTCACCACGGCTGCCTTTGGCGAGGGCGGCAAGGGACTGATGCAGGGCGGCGAGGCCGATGCCGACCGCGCCATGGCGATCAATGTCGACGGCCTGCGCCATGTGCTCGAGACTGCCCAGGCAACCGGCATCAGCCGCGTCATCACCACCGGCTCAAGCGTCGTGTTCGGCCCCGCTGACAACTATGACAGCGAGCGCGTCGATGAGACTGGTGTCAAGCGGCCACGCACCATCTATGGCCTGACCAAGGTTCTGTCCGAAGACCTGGTGCAGTATTATCGCGACCGCCATGGGCTCGATGCCAGCTCGATCCGCCTGCCGATCGTGCTCGGGCCGGGGCTCTGGTACCAAGGTGCAGCCAGCGCCATTGCTGGTGTTATCGCCAATGCTGCGCCGGGTGCCCGCCACCAGGTCCGCTTCCACGACATGCCAATCGACCTGATGCATGTATCGGACGTGGCCCGCGCCATTGTCGAGGCCCTCGTCACCGATGCGCCGCTTGAGGCGATCTACCATATCAACGGCTTTACCGCCCGCCTCAGCGAAATCGGTGCTGCCGCAGCTGCACAGGTGCCCGGTTATGTTGTCGAACAGGAAGTCGTCCCCCCGGCCAATACCTTTCCGTTGATGGACGACACCCGCTTCCGGGCGCGCTTCGCCTTCATCCCCCAATATGACCTCAACGGGTTGCTGCAATCCCAGATCGGCGGAGACGGATCATGA
- a CDS encoding RidA family protein, with amino-acid sequence MSIDARLKELGIELPDAASPSFNYVPVILHRGIAYVSGQMPKVDGDVRVFGKVGAEVDLATAQGEARICILQGLACLRQSLGSLDRIEQVLKINGFVASAPGFNAQPKVLDAASDLLAEIFGEAGRHARAAIGAAELPRNAAVEIEITVAYRD; translated from the coding sequence ATGAGCATAGACGCGCGCCTCAAAGAACTGGGGATCGAACTGCCTGACGCGGCCTCGCCCTCATTTAATTACGTGCCCGTGATCCTGCATCGCGGCATCGCTTATGTCAGCGGCCAGATGCCCAAGGTGGATGGTGACGTGCGGGTGTTCGGAAAGGTCGGCGCCGAAGTCGATCTGGCCACCGCCCAGGGCGAAGCCCGCATCTGTATTCTTCAGGGCCTGGCATGCCTCAGGCAATCGCTGGGTTCGCTCGACCGGATCGAGCAGGTGCTCAAGATCAACGGTTTCGTGGCCTCGGCACCGGGCTTCAATGCCCAGCCCAAAGTGCTCGATGCAGCCTCGGATCTGCTGGCAGAAATTTTCGGCGAGGCCGGTCGGCACGCGCGAGCAGCCATCGGCGCAGCCGAACTGCCCCGCAATGCAGCGGTCGAGATCGAGATAACAGTCGCCTATCGCGACTGA
- a CDS encoding ABC transporter substrate-binding protein: MTFMNISGMRRFGQKLLGATMLSLLALSPSLANELSLYGPAAENAVSGGRLNMGLLLEPPGFDPFHQAADARIRLTVLVYQGLFYEGANGQAIPLLAEGFEISEDGLVYTIKLRQGVKFHTGGDMTAADVAYSYNYIRNPDNGSPGAGDFSMVSNVEVVDDFTVRFTLTDKNSSLPMTLGNKYGAVVPAGYFDDESAKNRINSESVGTGPFKLVEFVPNSHVALERNEVYWEAGVPYLDAIDFSILPNSASMLVALQNNRIDLVPLSRPQDVQQVSGVPGLNIERWPSLAQTAIDLGSELEQLSDVRVRQAISLTVDKTEILKASVGEYGTALGTMVSGMQESWGLPLDQVPMQGPDLEKAKALMAEAGYADGFTMTLTTINGFDWMDPASVTLQKQLAQIGITLDIQRVDLGVWVNNFRSSQMGFTFNDWAAQPDPNLLFYRHFHKKPDGADFRNWNNDEASALLDEGRAEADPTKRREIYDRFQTILAETVPTIMLYSPDHVTVRSDKVQNFTQHPTGWYFGLARTFIAE; this comes from the coding sequence ATGACCTTTATGAATATATCCGGCATGCGACGCTTCGGGCAGAAACTGCTCGGTGCCACCATGCTCAGTCTGCTGGCACTGTCGCCAAGCCTGGCCAATGAATTGAGCCTTTACGGCCCAGCTGCAGAAAACGCTGTCAGCGGCGGCCGCCTGAATATGGGCCTGCTGCTCGAGCCGCCCGGCTTCGATCCGTTCCACCAGGCCGCCGATGCGCGCATCCGCCTGACTGTTCTGGTTTACCAGGGCCTGTTCTACGAAGGTGCGAACGGGCAGGCCATTCCGCTGCTGGCCGAGGGTTTTGAGATTTCCGAGGACGGCCTGGTCTATACGATCAAGCTGCGTCAGGGCGTCAAGTTCCATACCGGCGGCGACATGACCGCAGCAGACGTGGCCTATAGCTACAACTATATCCGCAACCCCGATAACGGCTCGCCCGGCGCCGGCGATTTCTCGATGGTGAGCAATGTCGAAGTGGTGGACGATTTCACCGTTCGCTTCACGCTGACCGACAAGAACTCGTCGTTGCCCATGACGCTCGGCAATAAATACGGCGCCGTGGTTCCTGCCGGCTATTTCGACGACGAGAGCGCCAAGAACCGCATAAACTCGGAAAGCGTTGGCACCGGCCCGTTCAAGCTGGTCGAGTTCGTTCCCAACTCGCACGTCGCGCTCGAGCGCAACGAAGTCTACTGGGAAGCTGGCGTTCCTTATCTTGATGCCATCGACTTCTCGATCCTGCCCAACAGCGCTTCCATGCTGGTTGCCCTGCAAAACAATCGCATCGACCTGGTTCCGTTGAGCCGTCCGCAGGACGTGCAGCAGGTATCCGGCGTGCCTGGCCTGAACATCGAGCGCTGGCCGTCGCTAGCCCAGACTGCGATCGATCTGGGCTCCGAGCTCGAGCAGCTCAGCGACGTTCGTGTTCGTCAGGCCATCTCGCTTACCGTAGACAAGACGGAAATCCTCAAGGCCTCCGTTGGCGAATATGGCACCGCTCTGGGCACCATGGTCTCGGGCATGCAGGAAAGCTGGGGTCTCCCCCTCGATCAGGTCCCGATGCAGGGGCCGGACCTCGAAAAGGCCAAGGCGCTGATGGCTGAAGCTGGCTACGCCGACGGCTTCACCATGACGCTGACCACCATTAACGGCTTCGATTGGATGGATCCGGCTTCGGTTACCCTGCAAAAGCAGTTGGCTCAGATCGGCATCACCCTGGACATCCAGCGCGTTGACCTGGGTGTGTGGGTGAACAATTTTCGCTCCAGCCAGATGGGCTTCACCTTCAACGACTGGGCGGCCCAGCCCGATCCCAACCTGCTGTTCTACCGGCACTTCCACAAGAAGCCCGATGGAGCCGACTTCCGCAACTGGAACAATGACGAAGCCAGCGCCCTGCTTGACGAGGGGCGGGCAGAAGCGGACCCCACGAAGCGCCGCGAGATCTACGACCGGTTCCAGACCATACTTGCCGAGACTGTTCCCACGATCATGCTCTATTCGCCCGATCACGTGACCGTTCGCAGCGACAAGGTGCAGAACTTCACCCAGCATCCGACGGGCTGGTATTTCGGTCTGGCGCGGACTTTCATCGCCGAATGA
- a CDS encoding ABC transporter permease: MGSYLLKRLFASLLTAVLASILVFLLVRMVPGDVVAQMMGQAGGENAAGALREFFGLDQPIYMQYLAWITNVLQGNLGNSWTRGLPVTEMIGPAFLVTLEIAILTLAVATLVGVPLGIIAGIYENRPLDTAIQTFNILGLAAPVFWVGLMLLVGVSALIGWSPPLRFVPITRSLGDNLSILILPIASLGLLQAAAYSQFVRQNVVSALNQEYVRTAIAKGVPVRVVFFKHILRNVLIPIITFMGLILIQILGGTVIIESLFALPGLGRLLLTAIETRDYPVLQGALLIVVVSAMVVNLVVDLTYRLIDPRVRVA; this comes from the coding sequence ATGGGCTCATATCTACTTAAACGGCTGTTCGCCTCACTTCTCACGGCCGTCCTGGCGTCCATTCTGGTCTTCTTGCTGGTGCGCATGGTGCCCGGCGACGTCGTGGCGCAGATGATGGGCCAGGCCGGCGGAGAAAACGCAGCCGGTGCATTGCGTGAGTTCTTCGGCCTCGATCAGCCGATCTACATGCAGTATCTGGCCTGGATCACCAATGTCCTGCAAGGCAATCTCGGCAATAGCTGGACCCGTGGCCTGCCGGTGACCGAGATGATCGGCCCCGCTTTCCTGGTCACCTTGGAAATTGCCATTCTCACGCTGGCGGTCGCCACTCTTGTCGGTGTTCCACTCGGCATCATTGCCGGCATCTACGAAAACCGCCCGCTCGATACGGCAATCCAGACCTTCAACATCCTCGGACTTGCCGCGCCGGTGTTCTGGGTTGGCCTGATGCTGCTGGTGGGAGTGTCTGCCCTCATCGGCTGGTCGCCGCCATTGCGCTTCGTGCCGATCACCCGATCGCTCGGCGACAACCTGTCCATCCTTATCCTGCCGATTGCCAGCCTGGGGCTGCTGCAGGCTGCCGCCTATAGCCAGTTCGTACGCCAGAACGTGGTGTCCGCACTCAATCAGGAATATGTGCGCACCGCCATTGCCAAGGGCGTGCCGGTCCGGGTGGTCTTCTTCAAGCACATCCTTCGTAATGTGCTGATCCCGATCATCACCTTCATGGGCCTGATCCTGATCCAGATTTTGGGTGGAACGGTGATCATTGAATCGCTGTTTGCCTTGCCCGGCCTGGGCCGTCTGCTGCTTACCGCCATCGAAACGCGCGACTATCCGGTGCTCCAGGGGGCTTTGCTGATCGTCGTCGTCTCCGCCATGGTCGTCAATCTTGTCGTCGATCTGACCTACCGCCTGATCGACCCGCGCGTGCGCGTGGCCTGA
- a CDS encoding ABC transporter permease, whose product MAQATLSTTPSAPAPLGALGKLLRTARREPGLVLGIALLVLLLLAALFPSLFTAQSPIDVFIDRAMQPPSGDHWFGTDDVGRDIMARVIYGTRVTLAICAGSLLISAVIGGALGLVSGFFGGWTDQVLGRLVDVLLSFPPIILGVIITGVLGPNIVNLITALSIVYMPVFFRIARAGAMSEVGKTYVEAARSIGVRDSTVLRRHVMRNVLPLILTQYMILFPLILQIQAALGFLGLGVQPPTPDWGAILEQGKNYILYAPWISVFPGLAVLTAALALMLVGRAVQKRMDQR is encoded by the coding sequence ATGGCACAAGCTACCTTATCCACCACGCCATCCGCTCCTGCGCCTCTTGGCGCCTTGGGCAAGCTGCTGCGGACCGCGCGTCGCGAACCCGGCTTGGTGCTCGGTATCGCCCTGCTGGTCCTGCTGCTTCTGGCTGCCCTCTTCCCTTCGCTTTTTACTGCGCAATCCCCGATTGACGTGTTCATCGACCGGGCCATGCAACCACCCTCTGGGGACCACTGGTTCGGCACCGACGACGTCGGGCGCGATATCATGGCACGCGTTATCTATGGCACGCGGGTTACCCTGGCTATCTGTGCTGGCTCGCTGCTGATATCGGCAGTGATCGGTGGCGCCCTGGGGCTGGTATCGGGCTTTTTCGGCGGCTGGACTGATCAGGTTCTTGGACGCCTGGTCGACGTCCTGCTGAGCTTTCCGCCGATTATCCTGGGGGTCATAATCACCGGCGTTCTGGGGCCGAACATCGTCAATCTGATCACGGCGCTGTCAATCGTCTATATGCCGGTATTCTTCCGCATCGCCCGTGCCGGGGCAATGAGTGAGGTCGGCAAGACCTATGTCGAGGCAGCTCGCAGTATCGGTGTGCGCGACAGCACGGTGTTGCGCCGCCATGTCATGCGCAACGTCCTGCCGCTGATCCTCACCCAGTATATGATCCTGTTCCCGCTGATCCTGCAGATACAGGCAGCACTCGGTTTCCTGGGCCTTGGCGTACAGCCCCCAACACCGGACTGGGGCGCCATTCTGGAGCAGGGCAAGAACTACATTCTTTACGCGCCTTGGATATCGGTGTTTCCGGGTCTTGCCGTTCTTACTGCAGCACTCGCCCTGATGCTGGTTGGCCGCGCGGTGCAGAAGCGGATGGATCAGCGATGA
- a CDS encoding FCD domain-containing protein: MNIETNSIAGVAQSARAKSELDSQSIYRDLKSGIMQGVYPAGSRLPTERALAEHFDAARNSVRKTLNLLEDEGLIIRHVGRGTFVRSAAAKDEFTLAELLEARLLFEPNLPDLVVERITPELIEEMEVALEQVRNAEDWDQFKEAKYAVHMAIARASRNRFIISIFEQIIASRRRAGWGRSGRQLSPVLVVREAAYRDNLVIVEALRSGEADKARQAIRDYLLRTLSNVSSN; encoded by the coding sequence ATGAATATCGAAACCAACTCGATAGCCGGCGTCGCCCAAAGTGCCCGAGCCAAATCCGAACTGGATTCGCAGTCGATCTATCGCGACTTGAAGTCGGGAATCATGCAAGGGGTCTACCCGGCCGGAAGCCGTCTGCCCACGGAGCGTGCGCTTGCCGAGCATTTCGATGCCGCGCGCAACAGCGTGCGCAAGACGCTCAACCTGCTGGAAGACGAAGGCCTGATCATTCGCCACGTCGGTCGCGGAACCTTTGTTCGCAGCGCAGCCGCGAAGGATGAGTTCACGCTGGCTGAACTGCTCGAAGCACGCTTGCTGTTCGAGCCCAACCTTCCCGATCTGGTCGTAGAGCGCATCACGCCCGAGTTGATCGAGGAAATGGAAGTCGCGCTTGAACAAGTGCGCAATGCCGAGGATTGGGATCAATTCAAGGAAGCGAAATATGCGGTACACATGGCGATTGCCCGCGCCTCGCGTAACCGCTTCATCATTTCGATCTTCGAGCAGATCATTGCGTCCCGGCGCCGCGCCGGCTGGGGTCGTTCGGGCCGGCAGCTGTCGCCGGTCCTGGTCGTGCGTGAGGCAGCGTATCGGGACAATCTGGTGATCGTGGAGGCGCTGCGCTCTGGCGAAGCCGACAAGGCACGCCAGGCCATTCGCGACTACCTGCTGCGCACCCTGTCCAACGTCAGCAGCAACTGA